In Edaphobacter aggregans, the sequence CGCATCAAGGGCGGACGCACGAACCAGGCCAACACGCTGGTCAACTCGGCCAGCGTATCCGATCCCTTTACCGGGCAGGCTGCGCTCAGTCTCCCATCTGTAGCGGTGCAGTCTGTCCGGGTTCTCTCTAATCCCTTCTCGTCAGAGTATGGACAATTCTCCAGCGGCGTAGTCGACGTCAACACGCGTGGCGGCACCGACGAGTGGAAGTATCTCTTTGAAGATCCCGTACCGCGTTTCCGCTGGATCGACGGTCGCACCCATGGAGTCGAGAGCGCTTCGCCCCATCTGACCCTTGCGGGCCCGCTCGAAACCGGCAAGCTTTATCTATTTCAGGCGATGATCTATGGCTATGACACCGTGACGGTGCCGTCCCTGCCTAACCCCGACAATGTTCGCATCGTGGAGAGGATTAATACCTACACGCAACTCGATTGGGACCCGTCGCCGAGCCATCGGTTTACGGCCGTCTTCGCGCTCGATCCCCAGAACACTTACTACGCGAACATCAACACCTTCAATCCGCAGCCGGTTACTGCCAACGACCGTCTGCGCGACTATTTCGTCTCCGCTACGCATCGCTGGCTTCTGGCTGACGGCGGCTATGTCCAGAGCCTGTTCGCGGCCAAGCAACTCGACTCCCATGTTTACCCTGCCACGTGGACAAGACAAATGGTTCTTGCGCCCGAACAGAACTCCGGAAGCTACTTCGAAGAGCAGCAACGTAATACGGAGCTTTATCAATGGTCGCAGACGCTTCATCTCAGGCCAATTGAACATGCAGGCAGGCATCTGCTGACCTTCGGCTACTCCTACGCGCACTCTTCTTATGAAGGGCAGGTGACGAACTTCCCCATACAAGTCCTGCGCCAAGACGGTACCTTGAGCAGCAGCATCAGCTATGGGGCGGCGCCACCCTCGCAGGCTGCAAAGAACAATGTCGCGCTCTTCGCGCAGGACAATTGGCAGATTCATCCCAGGTTGACGCTTGATCTCGGCGTGCGGCTTGACCACGACAGCTTCTCCGCTGATGCCTTGAATATCGCGCCCCGCATTGGTTTTGTCTTTGCTCCCACGGGTGACAACCGCACTGCCATTCGCGGCGGCTTCGGCGTCTTCTTCGACAAGATCCCGATCAACGTCGCTATCTTTCCCAGGTTTCCAGCCCAGACCATTACGAGCTACGCTTCGGATGGAACTACTGTGCTCGGTGCTCCGGCGACGTTCACTCATGTCGCTCCTGACTCGCTGCGCATCCCCTACAGTCTTGGCTGGACGCTCCAGTTCGATCGCGAACTTCGCCGCGATCTGCTTCTCCGGTTCGGCTACGAAGATCGGCAGGCGTACCGCGAGTTTTATTTGGATCCTCTTCAGCACGCGGACGGGAGCGCCCAGCTACCCTTGCTCAACTCCGGGCGGCAAAGCTACCGCGAGTTTCTTACGATGCTCCGTTGGCGAGTCAATGAGCGATCTACTGTATTTGCCAGCTACGTTCACTCGCGTGCTCGCGGCGAGCTCAATGACTACAACCAGTTCTTCGGAAACTTCCCCTACCCGCTTATTCGACCAAATCAGTACGGTCCGCTTTCGTCTGATGCGCCTGATCGTGGTCTGTTCTGGAATGTGATCGGCTTGCCCCACAAGCTCGACTTTGTGCCTATCCTCGACGTGCACACGGGCTTTCCCTTCTCGCGGCTGGATGAAAACTGGAACTTCCTCGGCCCCGAAAACCAAGCCGGGCGATTCCCAATCTTCCTGGCCCTCGACACCAAGTTTCAATACCCCGTCGACTTTACCTTTCACGGTCACCGCATCCAATTCCGCGCTGGGCTGACTGTCTATAACGTGATCAACCACTTCAATCCGCGCGACGTTCAGCAACATTATGCCTCTCCGAACTATGGCGCCTTCTACAACTCCATTGGCAGGCTCTTTCGCATCGATGGTGACTTCAACTTCTAAATTTTCGCGATTTTCTCACCATTTCCGAAGGCTTTCTGTTATCTACGAAGATATTCGTAGTATTGTGTTAGCTGGATGTGCTCGATGGGTTCGGTGAAGACCTAATTTCCAACAAAGGGAGAATCGTATGAGATCCAGGTTTGTCCTTAGCGGCATTCTGGCGCTTTCTGTACTTTCGGCAGAGGCGCGGGCGTATCAGGCGGATCAGGGAAAGCATGACCTAACCGGGCGCTGGGTTCTGACGGCGGACTTCTACGGCACTACATCGTATATGCCGCTGGACCTTGTACAGCAGGGAGAGA encodes:
- a CDS encoding TonB-dependent receptor — protein: MTSHVIRFFAAILIAFVFVPALEAKTSTVSGVIFTLGSDKVQTVWPNARVTLKNVDTKSEAATISNDLGAYAFTGVLYGHYEITVTLAGFESATKSVTVESENPAKLDFQLVLKGRTETVTVRAEDTGVDLTSSSGGTPALNANILKSVAVLNQDFQEALPLLPGVVRGFDGLIRIKGGRTNQANTLVNSASVSDPFTGQAALSLPSVAVQSVRVLSNPFSSEYGQFSSGVVDVNTRGGTDEWKYLFEDPVPRFRWIDGRTHGVESASPHLTLAGPLETGKLYLFQAMIYGYDTVTVPSLPNPDNVRIVERINTYTQLDWDPSPSHRFTAVFALDPQNTYYANINTFNPQPVTANDRLRDYFVSATHRWLLADGGYVQSLFAAKQLDSHVYPATWTRQMVLAPEQNSGSYFEEQQRNTELYQWSQTLHLRPIEHAGRHLLTFGYSYAHSSYEGQVTNFPIQVLRQDGTLSSSISYGAAPPSQAAKNNVALFAQDNWQIHPRLTLDLGVRLDHDSFSADALNIAPRIGFVFAPTGDNRTAIRGGFGVFFDKIPINVAIFPRFPAQTITSYASDGTTVLGAPATFTHVAPDSLRIPYSLGWTLQFDRELRRDLLLRFGYEDRQAYREFYLDPLQHADGSAQLPLLNSGRQSYREFLTMLRWRVNERSTVFASYVHSRARGELNDYNQFFGNFPYPLIRPNQYGPLSSDAPDRGLFWNVIGLPHKLDFVPILDVHTGFPFSRLDENWNFLGPENQAGRFPIFLALDTKFQYPVDFTFHGHRIQFRAGLTVYNVINHFNPRDVQQHYASPNYGAFYNSIGRLFRIDGDFNF